The following is a genomic window from Maledivibacter sp..
ATATTGGAAGTTACAGATCTAGAATTTTCATTCAATACTTATGGTGGGGAAGTTAAAGCAGTAAGAGGAGTTTCCTTTAATGTAGAAGAAGGGGAAATAGTAGGTATAGTAGGGGAATCAGGATGTGGGAAGAGTGTAACATCCCAATGTATATTGAAACTTAATCCCGAGCCACCAGGGTTCTTTAAGAAGGGCTCCATAAGATATAAAGATGAAGAAGTAATCACAAAATCAGAAAAGGAAATGAAAGCAATTAGGGGGCTGGAAATAGGATTTATATTCCAAGATCCTATGACATCTTTGAACCCCACTATGAAAATAGGTAAGCAAATAGAAGAAGTATTTGTGGAAAGAAACCTGTATACCAAAAAAGATCTTAAGGATAAAGCTTTGGAAACCCTTAAATTGGTAGGCATATCAGACTGCGAAAAAAGATATGATCAATACCCCCACGAATTAAGTGGAGGTATGAAACAAAGGGTAATGATAGCCATAGCATTGATAGGTCGGCCCAGTCTAATTATCGCCGATGAACCCACAACCTCCT
Proteins encoded in this region:
- a CDS encoding ABC transporter ATP-binding protein, encoding MTNILEVTDLEFSFNTYGGEVKAVRGVSFNVEEGEIVGIVGESGCGKSVTSQCILKLNPEPPGFFKKGSIRYKDEEVITKSEKEMKAIRGLEIGFIFQDPMTSLNPTMKIGKQIEEVFVERNLYTKKDLKDKALETLKLVGISDCEKRYDQYPHELSGGMKQRVMIAIALIGRPSLIIADEPTTSLDVTIEAQILDLLRDLQSKLNTSVIIITHDLGVIASLCDRVLVMYGGKIVESGELDDIFYNTKHPYTSGLLNSIAGLNIERDYVLKPIEGTPPDLFSPPIGCPFAPRCEYAMEICYEQLPREYEITDKHKTMCWLQHEYAPKVVLGRKVNNTTME